The genome window TAATTGGTATATCCGTAATAGATTCTATACCTAGTATTGAACCTGTACAAAAAGCTTCCACTATGCCTAATTCAGAATTATTAGAAGAGAGAAAAAAGAAACTGATGTCATGGTTTGGAATGAACCTCTTGCCTGTGACAGAAGAAGGCgataatatagtttttaaaaGCGTTTTAATATTGCCACCATATGATGTAACTAATATCTACTCCAATAATCTGATTGTTACTAAGCAAGTGAGAGAAATTGTTGAAAAGATGCCTGAAGATTTCAAAGAAAGTTAAGGCTGTGGTCCGACcgcccggcgagaaaacgactaactatatacgattttctctctcaagaaacgcacaataaatgtacattctgtgtaaacgaaagatatgcatatatcaaaagttgctctctgactgtttaCACTGccagcgacgactcgctttactagttttgtcgctgagcgacgagctttcaaaaatcaactcgctcagcgatgctcgctcgcttgaacacgtataacgcgcgcgcaggtttgcacaggactgagcgaccacGGGCGAATGGTGCGAGTAATTGCTCATTGCACTTGCACACTCGTTTATAGCCctgcgacaaaactatcgaaactacacactcgtttcccgctgatcgccaactcgtttaagtttctagttctactcgtttctcgttcattgtcggcggtcggaccactgccttaataGGGGCCTGCATAGATAAAggactattataataataataaaggtgGATCCGATCACCCAACAAGCtcaatctttaaaaatatattaataaattaaattaatggaattaataggtatttagtctaaactaaataattatgtactacTTTTTATATCTTTTTAGACATTGTTTATAGTAAAATTAtactaattttaaataaataaaaacaataattacaattttttgtcaatgctgcagttttatttaatattttattttttaaagaatagctAAGTTAATTGCTGATTAATATTACCCttccccctccaactaagcgaagcttgtgctaggagtaggtatacgacaatagtgcaacgggtgaggtttgaaccggtgacctttctgTTTTCAGTCTGCTCCTATACTAGTCGTTCCTGATATAGTATCGggtaatatgtataatactacTCTGGTATCGGGTACTCCAGGCATCATCATAATAGCTTATGCCTGAAGtcaatatataatgtactctgtgcctgGATTGGATGAACTGAAGATAAT of Maniola hyperantus chromosome 26, iAphHyp1.2, whole genome shotgun sequence contains these proteins:
- the LOC117994177 gene encoding gem-associated protein 6-like, which gives rise to MVAMEDAVTSYDSLKNDYKSLLLLRGKCVKLQLIQKREAKGFVHAIDPEGHSIILREPHGEDYQMIFVPGQAIIGISVIDSIPSIEPVQKASTMPNSELLEERKKKLMSWFGMNLLPVTEEGDNIVFKSVLILPPYDVTNIYSNNLIVTKQVREIVEKMPEDFKES